TTACCGTACGTATTAGATGGCAAACTTTCAACTGTAGAACCCATTTCCACTAAAACACCAGGCGTTAAGGTACTACCGCCTTCAAGCTTGTTTAACGAACCATCAAACGCCGATAAAATCAATTGAATCTGCTGACCAGGAGGAGCTTGAATACCCATGAGAGCAACAAAAAATGTAAGCAGCAACGTAACCATATCACCATAAGTATTCATCCAAGCCGGAGAACCGGGAACACATTTTGGGCATTTTTTTTCACCTTCAGCCATATGGGTCTCCTAATCTTCTGATTCGGCACGCCGATCGCTGGCTGACAAGAATGAGTTCAAACGTTCACGTAAGATAGCTGGGTTATCACCCGCTTGAATTGACAACACGCCTTCAAGGATAATTTCTTTCATCATGACTTCTTCAGCATTGAAATTATTAAGTTTTGCGGCAATCGGAATACAAATCCAGTTTGCTAAAATCGAGCCGTAAAGAGTGGTAATCAAAGCCACAGCCATTCCTTTCCCCAAGGCAGACGTATCGGCAAGATTTCCTAACAGAGCAATTAGTCCGACTAATGTCCCTATCATCCCAAAAGCAGGTCCATAAGCTCCCCAATCGGCAAAAATTTGAGCATAAGCTTGATGACGTGCATCGAGTTTGTCTAATTCATTATACATAATACGTTTTACAACTTCAGGATCGGTACCATCGACAACCAATCGAATTGCTTTTTGAAGAAAAGGATCGGGGATTTCGGCAACATCATCTTCCAAAGAAAGCACACCTTCTTTACGAGCCTTTTCGCCAAAAGTCAGCAACGTATCAATCAAAGGGGCTAGTTCTGTATTAGGTTGTTTCATTGCAATCGAAAAAAGCTTGCCGATTTTCTTAGTACGCTCCCAAGGATTTGCTAAAATTGTAGCGCCCGCAGAACCGCCCACAGTAATAAGAATAGAGTTTAAATCCCAATACGGAGCTAAAGTACCAGCCGATAAAAACATTCCACCGAACATCAGAATCGCACAAACAACCAATCCAATAATTGAACCTCTTTCCATGTCAACTCTCCTTCTTCCTAGGATTCAGAGAAACATTAGCTCCAGCATGTACTAAAGCTTTATAAATGCTACCGGCTAAAAAATTGGAAAATTTTCTTTCCAAATCTTGGGGACTTTCTTTAACCAAAAATTTTTTTCCGGAATTGAAAATAACAACGGTATCCGGAGTTTGTTCGATGGTTTCGATCAGTGCTGGATTGAGAAAGATTTTAGTATCGTTGAGTCTGGTAACCTCTATCATGAGACACTCCTATTAACGTTTAAGGTTGAGGAC
Above is a genomic segment from Brevinema andersonii containing:
- a CDS encoding flagellar FlbD family protein, with the protein product MIEVTRLNDTKIFLNPALIETIEQTPDTVVIFNSGKKFLVKESPQDLERKFSNFLAGSIYKALVHAGANVSLNPRKKES
- a CDS encoding motility protein A is translated as MERGSIIGLVVCAILMFGGMFLSAGTLAPYWDLNSILITVGGSAGATILANPWERTKKIGKLFSIAMKQPNTELAPLIDTLLTFGEKARKEGVLSLEDDVAEIPDPFLQKAIRLVVDGTDPEVVKRIMYNELDKLDARHQAYAQIFADWGAYGPAFGMIGTLVGLIALLGNLADTSALGKGMAVALITTLYGSILANWICIPIAAKLNNFNAEEVMMKEIILEGVLSIQAGDNPAILRERLNSFLSASDRRAESED